GGCAGCGAGATGATAGATCCGGTCCGGCTTCACACTGGCGATCAGCCGGTTGACCGAATAGGAGTCGCGCAGGTCGCAGTCATGGAGCTGAATTCGGTCCCGGAGATGTTCAATGTTTTCGGTCCGGGAGCGCCAGCGGGTCGTGCCGTGGACCTCGCCATTGCCGAGGTTGAGCAGATACTCGGCAAGATGACTGCCGGCAAATCCGGTGATACCAGTAATCAGATACTTCAAGCTGCCTCCTTATTATTATGCCTTCTGCACCCTGCCGGTGCGCAGACAGCGGGTGCAGATCCAGATCCGCCGGGTGGCAGTGCCTTCCTTGACCCGGACCCGCTGGAGATTGGGCTCCCAGCGCCGCTTGGTCACATTGTGGGCGTGACTGATGTTGGAGCCGACCATTCCGACCTTACCGCAAATCTCACAATGCTTAGCCATAATGTCCTCCTGTTAATAAAATTGCAAACCGTATACAAACTGATGCTTAAAGATAACGGAGAAAGTTCGGACTGTCAAACAAAGGCAGTGAAATATCTGCCATTTTAGAATTTAAAGATGCTACTTGACAGAAAGACTGACTGCTGTTATAAAAATTATATGAAATTAAAGAATAAATTACTATTTAGTTTATTATTAGTAAGTTCTACAGGACTATTAAAAAAGGCTAATGCTGGTGATTTAAGTCTTGCTAGCTATGCTTTTCCTTCAAAAGAAGGAAGAAAAGCAGATACTGTATGGATTGTGAATAAAAGGAGTGGTGAAAGAGACCGTACCCTTGTGGATTCTATTGATTACCATTGGGGTGGCGGTTTATTGTATTATAATCCTGGAGACAGTGTTGCAGTTTATGTCAAAAGTAATGGTGATACTGTTGCGCAAACATTTTACAAAGGACCTGCCATAGTGTGTTGGTTACCAAATCTTTATGTAAACGGACATGGTTTAAATGTGAGAAATGCTTTTACTGAAAATGGGGATTCAATTTATGGAAAATGTTGGATTCCTACTTTTCTCGATACAATTTACGGGAAATTTCAAAGCAATTATCCTGGAGGACCGACAGCAAGATTTAGAGTTTCTTTTGATGGAACAAAACTTTCTGGTTTTGAATTTGGCAGACAATTTAACATAGAAGTAAGATTAAGAGATTCATCTGCAACATCAACCGGCTTAATTGAAGGGAAGTTTATTGATGCTGACACCGGGCAATCCCCTATTTACTTAACTTACAATCCTGGTTTTAGAGATGTTCTAGTTGAAAGAATTCAAGCAATTCCTGACACGGTAAATATTGGTGATAGTGTGCCATTAAATGTTGTTATAAGAAATAGAAGCGATTTAAGAAAAGAAACACCTCAAGTTATTATGACAAGAAAGAGAAATGGGCAGACACTTGATTCTATTTGCCTTTCAAGAACTCTTGAACCACCGCACTTCACTCCTGATAGTGCTTTCGTTGAATTTCCTTCTTGGATTGTAAGAAACCAGGACAGCGGCTTGAATGTAATAACTTATTATATTCCTTTGGCCGATTCCAATCCAGAAAACAATCAGATAACAGATAGTGTTTTTGTTATAGGTGACACGACGGGAATATCAGATGATCACCCTTTATTAATAAACAATTACAGAAGAAATTTAGAACAAAGCATAATATCACATGAAAGATTGATAGAGATTATTAGAAATAGGGAGTTAGATAATGTTGATGTTTATGATGCAACTGGAAGGGAAATC
This candidate division WOR-3 bacterium DNA region includes the following protein-coding sequences:
- the rpmB gene encoding 50S ribosomal protein L28 — protein: MAKHCEICGKVGMVGSNISHAHNVTKRRWEPNLQRVRVKEGTATRRIWICTRCLRTGRVQKA